In the Sandaracinus amylolyticus genome, GCTTGGCGTCGGAGTGCGCGAGGCCGAGCTCCTCGAGCGTGTGGCGCGCGGCCTCGACGCTGCCCGCGAACGTCTCGCGGATCACGGTGTCGACGCCCGCGCCGAGGAGCGCGTACGCGTGCTGGCGGTTGCGCGCGCGCGCGATGACCTTGAGGTGCGGGAAGTGCTCCTTCACCAGGTGGAGCGTGCGCATCGAGGCCTCGACGTCGTCGATCGCGAGGACCAGCACCTTCGCGCTGTCCGCCCGCGCGGCGCGCAGCAGATCGAGGCGTGACGCGTCGCCGTAGTGGATCTTGTTGCCGAAGCGGCGGAGGAAGTCGACGTGCTCGGGGCTCACGTCGAGCGCGGTGAACGGGATGCGCCGCAGGCGCAGCACGCGCCCGACGATCTGTCCGAAGCGGCCGAAGCCCGCGATGATGACCTGGCTCTCGTCGCCCTCGATCTCGTCGAACGCGCGGTTCTCGCTCGCGCGCTCGAGGCGCTGCTGCAGGCGATCGCGCGCGAGGAAGAGCAGCGGCGTGATCGCCATCGAGAGCGTCACCACCATGACGAGCACCTGGACGAGCTCGGTGCTCATCACCGACGACTGCGTCGCGACGCCGAAGATCACGAACGCGAACTCGCCGCCCTGCGAGATCGCGATGCCGAGGCTGGCGCTCGACTCGGTCGAGTGACCGCTGGCGCGCGCGAGGAGCACGAGCACCGCGAGCTTCACGGCGACCAGCGCGAGCGCGAGCCCGACGATCAGCAGCGGCTGCGCGAGGAGCACGCCGAGGTTCGCCGACATTCCGACCGCCATGAAGAAGAGCCCGAGCAGGAGGCCCTTGAACGGCTCGATGTTCGCCTCGAGCTCGTGGCGGTACTCGGAGTCCGCGAGGAGCACGCCCGCGATGAACGCGCCCAGCGCCATCGAGAGACCGACGTGCTCCATCAGGATCGCGGTCGCGATCACGACGAGCAGCGCCGACGCGACCGAGAGCTCGTGGCTGCGCACCTGCGCGATCAGCCGGAACATCGGGCGCAGCAGCAGGCGTCCGCCGAAGACGAGCGCGGCGATCACCGCGGCCGCGATGCCGAAGCGGAGCCACGGCGAGCCGCTCTCCGCGGGCGCCGCGCCGAGCATCGGGACGATCGCGAGCAGCGGGATCGCGGCGACGTCCTGGAAGAGCAGGACGCCGAACGCGGCGCGCCCGTGTGTCGTGCCCATCTCGTGCTTCTCGCCGAGCATCTGGGTCGCGAGCGCGGTGGACGACATCGCGAGCGCGAGGCCCGCGACGAGCGCGCCGCGCCAGTCGATCCCGAACGCGATGGCGAAGCCCGCGACGACCGCGGCGGTGACGAGCACCTGCGCGCCGCCCAGGCCGAACACCGCGCCGCGCATCCGCCAGAGGCGCGCGGGCTGGAGCTCGAGCCCGATGATGAAGAGCAGCAGCACCACGCCGAACTCGGCGAAGTGCAGCGTCGAGTGGACGTCCTCGACCAGCCCGAGCCCCGAGGGCCCGATGATCGCGCCGCCCACGAGATATCCGAGCACCGAGCCGAGCCCGAGCCGTTTGAACACGGGCACGGCGACGACGGCCGCTGCGAGGAAGATCGCCGTGAGCGCGAGCATGCTGGACCGCAGGCATGGGGATGCGCGGGCCGACGTCCAGTGCCGCCGATCAGGCCTCGCTCGCGCCGGCCGGCGGATGCAGCTCGCTGAGCCAGCGGATCGCGGCGTCGATCTGCGCGCGCGCGCCGATCACGGCGATGCTGTCCTCGGCGCGGAGGCGCGTCGAAGGGCTCGGGTTCGGCAGCAAGTCCTCGTCGCGCGCGATCGCGACCGCGGAGACACCGGTGCGCGTGCGCAGCTGCGCCTCGGCGAGCGTGCGACCGACCACCTCGCTCTCGGGCTGCACTCGCACCCACGCGACCTCGAGGCCCGGCGCGCCGCGCAGGACCTCGTCGACCACGCGCGCCCGCTCGCTGCTGCGCCGCTGCTCGCGCACGCGGAGCACGTCGGCCTCGCGCTGCGCGACCGCGATCGGCACGTGCAGCGACACGAGGAGGCGACGGACGAGCTCGAGCCCGCCCTCGAGCTGCGGATCGACGCTCTCGGTCGCGCCTCGCGTGATCACGTCCTCGGCGTGCGCGCGCGACGCGGCGCGCGCGAGGATGTGCAGCGACGGCGCCGCCTCGCGGACGCGGCTCACCACGAGATCGGTCGCCGCGCTGCTCGAGAGCGCGACGACGAGCGCTCGCGCGCGATCGAGCGCGCAACGGTCGAGGACCTCGGGGCTCGACGCGTCGCCGAAGAGCGTCGCCGCGCAGCCGCGCTTCGTGATCGCGTCGAAGCGCTCGGTGTCGTTCTCGACGACGAGCATCGGGATGCGCAGCGCGTCGAGCACGTCGACGACGTGCGCGCCGACCCGGCCGTACCCGACGATCACGACGTGGCCGTCGAGCGCCGCGGTGTCGGCGGAGGTCGGGTGCTTCGCTCGTGCGCGCGCTCGCGCGAGCCGTGTGCCGGCGAGCGCGGCTTCGAGCCGCTCCACGACGCGGAACACCAGCGGGTTCAACGTGATCGACACGATCGCGACCGCGAGGATCAGCGAGTACTGCTCGCCCTCGAGGATCCCGAGGCGCACGCCGGCCTGGCCCACGATGAACGAGAACTCGCCGATCTGCGCGAGCCCCGCGCCGACGACGAGCGCGGTGCGGAGCGGGCTGCCCAGCGCGAGCACGATCGCCCCGGCGATCACGAGCTTGCCCACGACCACGATCGCCGTGAGCGCGACCACCTCGAGCGCGTGCGCGGCGAGATACGCAGGCTCGACCAGCATCCCGATCGACACGAAGAAGAGCACCGCGAACGCATCGCGGAAGGGCACGAGATCGGCGCTCACCTGATGCCCGAAGCGCGACTCGCCCACGATCACGCCGGCGACGAAGGCGCCGAGCGCGAGCGAGACCCCGAAGAAGTGCGCGGACGCGAGGGCGGTCCCCAGCGCGAGCGTGAGCGCGGCGAGCACGAAGAGCTCGTGCGATCGGGTGCGCGCGACCGCGCGCAGCACCGCGGACACGATGCGCCCGCCGATCGTCATCATCAGCACGACGAACGCGATCGCCTTGCCCACCGCCCACGCGACGTCCTCCACGCCCACGTCGCGGTGCCCGAAGATCGCGGGCAGCATCACGAGGAGCACGACGGTCGCGAGATCCTCGAGCACCAGCCATCCGACCGCGACGCGGCCGTGCGCGGTGTCGATGAGGCCACGCTCCATCAGCGCGCGCAGCAGCACGACCGTGCTCGCGATCGACACGGCGATCCCGAGCAGGATGCTCGAGCCCGGGCTCCAACCCCACGCGCGCGCGATGCCGTAGGCGAGCGCGGTCGAGGCGAGCATCTGCACGATCGCGCCCGGCACCGCGACGCTGCGCACCCGCCACAGGTCGCGGAACGAGAAGTGCGCGCCGACCCCGAACATCAAGAGGACGACGCCGAGCTCCGCGAGCTGCGCCATCGTGTCGGTGTCCCCCACGAAGCCCGGCGTGCGCGGCGCGATCGCGATCCCCGCGAGCATGTAGCCGACGATCGAGGGCAGCCCGATGCGTCGCGCGACGAGCCCGCCGACGAGCGCGGTCAGCAGGGCGACGCCGGTCGTGGTGAGGAGCGGGAGCTCGTGCACGCATCCTCGATGTAGGCACGAGGTGCTCGCGTCTCTCGCGGGCCGTGGTAACGCGGCGACGTGGACCTCGCGATCGAGCCGGTCGCCACCGACGACGTGCGGCTACGGCGACTGCTGCAGCTCTACATCCACGAGTGGAGCGCGCGTGTCCCCGTTCCGATCGGGCCCGACGCGCTCTACGCGTACCCCGGCCTCTCCGAGCTCGACGCGTGGCTCTTCGTGCGGGGCGCACCGATCGGCTTCGCGCTCACCCGGGTCGACGAGCACGGGGTGCAGCACGTGAAGGAGATGTTCGTGATCGCCGGGGCGCGCCGGGGCGGGCTCGGAGGGCGCGCGATGCACGCGATCTTCGCGGCGCGGCCGGGGCGCTGGACGCTCACGGTGCGCCCCGAGAACCCGGACGGGCTCGCGTTCTGGCGCCGCACCGTCGTCGATCTCGAGCACGTGATCGAGGAGGAGGAGACCGGGCGCGACGGCATCGTGCGCACGCGCATCTCGTTCGTGGTGGCCGCGGACCGGTAGGATGCGCGCATGGACTGGGACGACTTCCGCCGCGCGCTCGCGTTCGAGCGCCTTCCTTGCGCGCTCGTCGATCTCGACGCGCTCGAGCGCAACGTCGATCGGGTTCGCGCGCGGATCGCGGGCACCGGGCGCACGGTGCGCGTCGCGTCGAAGTCGGTGCGCCATCGAGGCGTGCTGCGTCGTGTGCTCGATCGCGGCGGCGACGCGTTCCGCGGGCTGCTCTGCTATTCGGCCGACGAGGCCGCGTGGCTCGCGTCGCACGGGTTCGACGATCTCCTGATCGCGTACCCCACGGTGCAGCGCGCGGCGCTCGATGCGGTCGCCCAGAAAGTGGCACTGGGTGCCACGATCCGATGCATCGTGGACTCGAGCGATCATCTCGAGGCGCTCGGTGCGGCCGCGCGCCGTGCTTCGATCTCGCTCGACGCGGTGCTCGATCTCGACGTGTCGTACCGGCCGCTCGGCGGGCGCGCGCACCTCGGCGTGCGGCGCAGCCCGCTGCGGAGCGCGGAGGACGTCGGTGCGCTGGCGCGCGCGGCGAAGTCGGTCCCCGGCGTGCGTGTGGTCGGGCTCATGGCGTACGAGGCGCACGTGGCCGGGCTCCCCGACGCGTCGGCGAGCGCGGGCGCGGCGAAGAACGCGGCGGTGCGCGCGCTGAAGTCGCTCGCGATCCCCGCGGTGCGCGCGCTGCGCGGCGCCGCCGTGAGCGCGATGCGCGCGGAGTGGCCGGATGCCACGCTCGTCAACGGCGGCGGCACCGGCAGCATCGAGGTCACGGCCGCGGATCCCGCGG is a window encoding:
- a CDS encoding monovalent cation:proton antiporter-2 (CPA2) family protein — protein: MLALTAIFLAAAVVAVPVFKRLGLGSVLGYLVGGAIIGPSGLGLVEDVHSTLHFAEFGVVLLLFIIGLELQPARLWRMRGAVFGLGGAQVLVTAAVVAGFAIAFGIDWRGALVAGLALAMSSTALATQMLGEKHEMGTTHGRAAFGVLLFQDVAAIPLLAIVPMLGAAPAESGSPWLRFGIAAAVIAALVFGGRLLLRPMFRLIAQVRSHELSVASALLVVIATAILMEHVGLSMALGAFIAGVLLADSEYRHELEANIEPFKGLLLGLFFMAVGMSANLGVLLAQPLLIVGLALALVAVKLAVLVLLARASGHSTESSASLGIAISQGGEFAFVIFGVATQSSVMSTELVQVLVMVVTLSMAITPLLFLARDRLQQRLERASENRAFDEIEGDESQVIIAGFGRFGQIVGRVLRLRRIPFTALDVSPEHVDFLRRFGNKIHYGDASRLDLLRAARADSAKVLVLAIDDVEASMRTLHLVKEHFPHLKVIARARNRQHAYALLGAGVDTVIRETFAGSVEAARHTLEELGLAHSDAKRAVRRFAEYDERMVREMFVHREDEKKLIESAKVYGKELERIFDDDARSSPTREAS
- a CDS encoding cation:proton antiporter, which codes for MHELPLLTTTGVALLTALVGGLVARRIGLPSIVGYMLAGIAIAPRTPGFVGDTDTMAQLAELGVVLLMFGVGAHFSFRDLWRVRSVAVPGAIVQMLASTALAYGIARAWGWSPGSSILLGIAVSIASTVVLLRALMERGLIDTAHGRVAVGWLVLEDLATVVLLVMLPAIFGHRDVGVEDVAWAVGKAIAFVVLMMTIGGRIVSAVLRAVARTRSHELFVLAALTLALGTALASAHFFGVSLALGAFVAGVIVGESRFGHQVSADLVPFRDAFAVLFFVSIGMLVEPAYLAAHALEVVALTAIVVVGKLVIAGAIVLALGSPLRTALVVGAGLAQIGEFSFIVGQAGVRLGILEGEQYSLILAVAIVSITLNPLVFRVVERLEAALAGTRLARARARAKHPTSADTAALDGHVVIVGYGRVGAHVVDVLDALRIPMLVVENDTERFDAITKRGCAATLFGDASSPEVLDRCALDRARALVVALSSSAATDLVVSRVREAAPSLHILARAASRAHAEDVITRGATESVDPQLEGGLELVRRLLVSLHVPIAVAQREADVLRVREQRRSSERARVVDEVLRGAPGLEVAWVRVQPESEVVGRTLAEAQLRTRTGVSAVAIARDEDLLPNPSPSTRLRAEDSIAVIGARAQIDAAIRWLSELHPPAGASEA
- a CDS encoding alanine racemase, with amino-acid sequence MDWDDFRRALAFERLPCALVDLDALERNVDRVRARIAGTGRTVRVASKSVRHRGVLRRVLDRGGDAFRGLLCYSADEAAWLASHGFDDLLIAYPTVQRAALDAVAQKVALGATIRCIVDSSDHLEALGAAARRASISLDAVLDLDVSYRPLGGRAHLGVRRSPLRSAEDVGALARAAKSVPGVRVVGLMAYEAHVAGLPDASASAGAAKNAAVRALKSLAIPAVRALRGAAVSAMRAEWPDATLVNGGGTGSIEVTAADPAVTEVAVGSGFLCSHLFDGYAGLDLEPAQFFALEVARVPDRDHVTCAYGGYVASGTPGIDRLPMPWSPRGLAWVGLEGAGEVQSPLRVDRAERRPRIGDPVIFRHAKAGEMAERFREYLMVRGDAIEAREPTYRGEGTCFG